A window from Macaca thibetana thibetana isolate TM-01 chromosome 7, ASM2454274v1, whole genome shotgun sequence encodes these proteins:
- the TLNRD1 gene encoding talin rod domain-containing protein 1, with translation MASGSAGKPTGEAASPAPATAIGGTSSQPRKRLVSVCDHCKGKMQLVADLLLLSSEARPVLFEGPASSGAGAESFEQCRDTIIARTKGLSILTHDVQSQLNMGRFGEAGDSLVELGDLVVSLTECSAHAAYLAAVATPGAQPAQPGLVDRYRVTRCRHEVEQGCAVLRATPLADMTPQLLLEVSQGLSRNLKFLTDACALASDKSRDRFSREQFKLGVKCMSTSASALLACVREVKVAPSELARSRCALFSGPLVQAVSALVGFATEPQFLGRAAAVSAEGKAVQTAILGGAMSVVSACVLLTQCLRDLAQHPDGGAKMSDHRERLRNSACAVSEGCTLLSQALRERSSPRTLPPVNSNSVN, from the coding sequence ATGGCTAGCGGCAGCGCCGGGAAGCCCACTGGCGAGGCGGCTTCTCCGGCTCCTGCGACCGCCATCGGCGGGACCAGCTCGCAGCCGCGGAAGAGGCTGGTATCCGTCTGCGATCACTGCAAGGGCAAGATGCAGCTGGTAGCCGACCTGCTGCTGCTGTCGAGCGAGGCGCGGCCAGTGCTCTTCGAGGGCCCTGCCTCCTCTGGTGCCGGCGCCGAGTCCTTCGAGCAGTGCCGGGACACCATCATCGCGCGCACCAAGGGGCTCTCCATCCTCACCCACGACGTGCAGAGCCAGCTCAACATGGGCCGCTTCGGGGAGGCGGGGGACAGCCTGGTGGAGCTGGGCGACCTGGTGGTGTCGCTGACCGAGTGCTCGGCCCACGCGGCCTATCTGGCGGCTGTGGCCACGCCGGGTGCCCAGCCGGCGCAGCCGGGCCTGGTGGACCGCTACCGCGTGACGCGCTGCCGCCATGAGGTGGAGCAGGGTTGCGCCGTGTTGCGCGCCACGCCGCTGGCCGACATGACGCCGCAGCTGCTGCTGGAGGTGTCGCAGGGCCTGTCGCGCAACCTCAAGTTCCTGACGGACGCGTGCGCCCTGGCCAGTGACAAGTCACGGGACCGCTTTTCGCGCGAGCAGTTCAAGCTGGGCGTCAAGTGCATGAGCACCAGCGCGTCGGCGCTCCTGGCCTGCGTGCGCGAGGTGAAGGTGGCGCCCAGTGAGCTGGCGCGGAGCCGCTGCGCGCTGTTCAGCGGGCCCCTGGTGCAGGCAGTCAGCGCCCTAGTAGGCTTCGCCACCGAGCCGCAGTTCCTGGGTCGCGCGGCAGCTGTGAGCGCCGAGGGCAAGGCGGTGCAGACCGCCATCCTGGGCGGCGCCATGAGCGTGGTGTCGGCCTGCGTGCTCCTGACCCAGTGCCTCAGGGATCTGGCGCAGCACCCCGACGGGGGCGCCAAGATGTCGGACCACAGGGAGAGGCTGAGGAACTCGGCCTGCGCCGTGTCTGAAGGCTGCACCCTGCTATCTCAGGCTTTAAGGGAGAGGTCTTCGCCCAGGACTTTACCGCCAGTGAATTCCAATTCTGTGAATTAG